The following is a genomic window from Aminivibrio sp..
TTCCCGCTCGAAGCCGAGGACGTCCTGGAAAAGGAAGGTCAGGTGCTCGTGGCGCCTGTAGATGTGGAGGGCCCGTTCCCTCCCCGCCTCGGTGAGCCGCAGGGCGCCGTACCGCTCGTGGGCGACCATGGCAGCGGCCACGAGCCGCCTCACGGCGGCGACCACCGTCGCCTTGGCTACTCCCAGGGTATTGGCGAGGTCGGTCACGGTGGCTTCCTTCCCCGAAATCTCCAGGGCAAAGATGGTTTCCATGTAGTCTTCTATCCTCGAGGATACGGGCATGTACTGCCTCCTTAAAAAGTGAGAGGTTACTCACTTTCTGGTTAGACTAATCTTACTTTCCCCCGTTCCCTTTGTCAATGGAGTTCTGAGCCCCTAAATCCGCCCTCCCCGTGGACTTCGGGGAGAAAGGATGCTATTCTTCCCGGAAGCTCATATGTCTCAGCATCAGACATCAGAAGTCCACAAGGAGAACTTCTCATGAAAATCAGCTTATCCCAGTCAGGCGAATCAGGCGGAGCGGCCGTCCTCTCACCGGGGCGGGCCCATTTTCTCTTCGGCTGCCTGGTGACGGCCTACTTTTTCTCTTTCTTCTTCAGGGTTTCGGCATCGGTGGTCCTGCCGGAGCAGGCGGCCCGCATCGGCATGGGAGCGGCTCTCACGGGCTTTCTCTCCAGCCTTTACTACTACGCCTATGCCGTCATGCAGGCCGTGTCGGGGGCCCTTCACGACCGGTTCGGCCCCCTGAGGGTCATGGCGGGCGGCATGGCCCTGACGGCCCTCGGAACGGCCCTTCTCGTCTTCGAGCCCTCGCCCTTTTCCCTCGGAGCCTGGCGGCTCCTCACGGGGATCGGCCTCGCCCCCATGTACGGCGGAGCCCTTGTCTACCAGGCGAGCGCTTTCACTCCTGACAGGTACGTCTTCTATTCAAGCGTCACCATGGCCCTGGGAGCCCTCGGCGCCATCGTCTCCGTAGCCCCTCTCGGGTGGTTCCTGGATGCCCTCGGCCTGTCCCCCACCTTCGCGGGGCTTGCCGGAGTGAGCCTTGCCATGGCCTTCCTGCTCTGGAAGGAGAGAATGTTCGACCCCGTGCCGGCACGGCCCGTCTTCGCGGGGCAACATCCCCGGTCGGTCCTCTCCAGGCTCCGGGAGGCCTTCGGCATGATCGTCTCCTCGTCCTACCTGAGAAATCTCCTGGTGGTCTGGTCGGTCTCGGCTTCGGCGCAGCTCTCCTTGCAGGGACTGTGGGCCGTGTCGTGGTACCGGACGGCCTACGGCGTTCCCGCCCCGGAGGCCAGGATCTGGGCGTCCCTCATCAGCATCGGCATGTTCCTGGGGACGGTGATTCTCGGGAGGTTTTGGGGGAGGACGGAAGACAGGTTCAGGGCCATGTGCTTCTGGTCCCTTTTCAACGGCCTCTCATGGACGGCCCTGCTGCTCTCGGTCGCCTTCGGGCTGCCCCTCGCCGTGACGGGAGTGTGCGGCTTCTGTGTCGGGGCGGCCAACGGACTCTGCTCCGTCCATTATGCTTCGGCCACCAAGGAGCAGGCGGGGGGAGCGAACACCGGCGCCCTTCTCGGGGCGATGAACACGGTAGTCATCTTTCTCACCGTGGTGTTCCAGTGGGGAACGGGCGCGATCATCAGCCTTTTCCCGGGTGAACGGCCCGGGGAGCTGACCTCCATGGGCTTCCTGGTCTGCTTTTCCCTGGTTACCCTGGTCATTCTGGGAAGCCTTCTCTCCCTGAGAGCCCTGAGAACTCCGGGCGGCCTCAGCTAGCGCCGAGAATACCGGGACTGCTTTCCAGCACGGCCGCGCAGGCCCGCACTACCTCGGGGTCATAGAGAATACCGCTGTTCTTCTCTATCTCCTCCCGCGCTGCCGCCAGGCCGAGGGACGAGCGGTAGGGCCGATGGGACGCCATGGCCTCCACCACGTCGGCGACGGTGAGAATCCTGGCTTCGAGAAGGATTTCATCACCCTTCAGCCCCCTCGGGTAGCCCGATCCGTCGAGCTTTTCGTGATGTTGCCTGGCGATCTCCGCCACCGGCCAGGGGAAGTCAATCTCCCTGAGGATGTCGTAGCTCGAACCGGCATGGGTCTTGATGAGCTCGAACTCCAGGGGAGACAGCCGTCCGGGCTTGCTCAGGATCTCGCTTGGAATTTCCACTTTTCCCACGTCATGCACCAGCCCGGCGATGCGGAGCCCTTCAAGCCTCTCGCCGTCCAGCCCCAGGCCGGCGCCGATTTCCGTTGCCAGCACGGCCACCCTCTCCTGGTGCTCGATGGTGTAGGGGTCCTTCTTGCCCACGATCTGCCCCATGG
Proteins encoded in this region:
- a CDS encoding MFS transporter, with the protein product MKISLSQSGESGGAAVLSPGRAHFLFGCLVTAYFFSFFFRVSASVVLPEQAARIGMGAALTGFLSSLYYYAYAVMQAVSGALHDRFGPLRVMAGGMALTALGTALLVFEPSPFSLGAWRLLTGIGLAPMYGGALVYQASAFTPDRYVFYSSVTMALGALGAIVSVAPLGWFLDALGLSPTFAGLAGVSLAMAFLLWKERMFDPVPARPVFAGQHPRSVLSRLREAFGMIVSSSYLRNLLVVWSVSASAQLSLQGLWAVSWYRTAYGVPAPEARIWASLISIGMFLGTVILGRFWGRTEDRFRAMCFWSLFNGLSWTALLLSVAFGLPLAVTGVCGFCVGAANGLCSVHYASATKEQAGGANTGALLGAMNTVVIFLTVVFQWGTGAIISLFPGERPGELTSMGFLVCFSLVTLVILGSLLSLRALRTPGGLS